A single Panthera tigris isolate Pti1 chromosome A3, P.tigris_Pti1_mat1.1, whole genome shotgun sequence DNA region contains:
- the DUSP2 gene encoding dual specificity protein phosphatase 2, whose translation MGLEAARELDCAALGALLREPREAERTLLLDCRPFLAFCRRHVRHARPVPWNALLRRRARGPPAAALACLLPDRALRARLARGELARAVVLDEGSASVAALPPDGPAHALLSALLPETRAGPTAVCFLRGGFDGFQACCPDLCSESPAPAMSPVGAENSRSDARAPFYDQGGPVEILPYLFLGSCSHSSDLQGLQACGITAVLNVSASCPNHFEGLFRYKSIPVEDNQMVEISAWFQEAISFIDSVKNAGGRVLVHCQAGISRSATICLAYLIQSRRVRLDEAFDFVKQRRGVISPNFSFMGQLLQFETQVLCH comes from the exons ATGGGGCTGGAGGCGGCGCGCGAGCTGGACTGCGCGGCGCTGGGCGCGCTGCTGCGGGAGCCGCGGGAGGCCGAGCGCACGCTGCTGCTCGACTGTCGCCCCTTCCTGGCCTTCTGTCGGCGCCACGTGCGCCACGCGCGGCCCGTGCCCTGGAACGCGCTGCTGCGGCGCCGAGCGCGgggcccgcccgccgccgccctcGCCTGCCTGCTGCCCGACCGTGCGCTGCGGGCGCGCCTGGCCCGCGGGGAGCTGGCGCGGGCCGTGGTGCTGGACGAGGGCAGCGCCTCGGTGGCCGCGCTCCCGCCCGACGGCCCGGCACACGCGCTGCTCTCCGCGCTGCTGCCCGAGACCCGCGCGGGGCCCACGGCCGTCTGCTTCCTGCGAG gcGGCTTCGACGGCTTCCAGGCCTGCTGCCCCGATCTGTGCTCCGAGTCCCCCGCCCCGGCCATGTCGCCTGTTGGGGCCGAGAACAGCCGTTCTGACGCCAGGGCTCCCTTTTACGACCAG GGCGGCCCCGTGGAGATCTTACCCTACCTGTTCCTGGGCAGCTGCAGCCACTCCTCCGACCTGCAGGGGCTGCAGGCTTGTGGCATCACAGCTGTCCTCAACGTCTCCGCCAGCTGCCCCAACCACTTTGAGGGCCTTTTCCGCTACAAGAGCATCCCGGTGGAGGACAACCAGATGGTGGAGATCAGTGCCTGGTTCCAGGAGGCCATCAGCTTCATTG ACTCGGTGAAGAACGCTGGAGGCCGGGTACTCGTACACTGCCAGGCGGGCATCTCACGCTCCGCCACCATCTGCCTGGCTTACCTGATCCAGAGCCGCCGCGTGAGGCTGGACGAGGCCTTCGACTTTGTTAAGCAACGCCGGGGAGTCATCTCCCCCAACTTCAGTTTCATGGGGCAGCTGCTACAGTTTGAGACGCAGGTGCTATGTCACTGA